The DNA window TGTGGCGGCCCTTCTTGGACAGCGCTTTGACCTTGACCCCCCGACGGTGCCGGAGGGCGTGCAGGTGGTCCTCATCCGTGACCAGCGTAGGCACGGAACCGCTCCGCTGGATTGGCGCATCAGAGGGGACATTACGGCTTGCTATCGCGTCCGCCGCAAATGCCGCCAGCAATCCGCCATTTGCGGCCAAGTCCCTGTCCAAAGATATGGCGATCTTCAAGGATGGGTTGATATCGCCTTTTCCAGCATTGACACGTAGCTGGGGCTGATGCTCGCGTGCCGTGCGAACGCGCGTACCGTCGCCTCGCCACGAAGGCATCGCATGACCTGGCCGAACCTGCTCCCCATCGGTTGCTGCCCTCCGCTGATGCGCGACGACTGAACAGCCCTGAACAACCTGAACGCGGAATGCGTGCGAACCCCGCACAACGAAATGCGCATGCCGTCAGGGCCCAACTCATCGAGGCGATGATCGACCCCGGTCCGTCGCTTTGGCCGGGTGCTGGACGGTGGAGTGCCTGCCTCGTGGGTGAGCGCGGACGAGGCGTACGGCCAGGACCACAAGTTCCGGCTGTTCCTGGAGAAACGCGAGGCCGGGTACGTGGTCGCCGTGCCCAGGAACCAGTCGCTGGGCACCGGTATCGGCTACGGCAACACCAAGTCGCTCGGGTACGGCTTGCGCTCGGTCACGCGGCTATTCCGGCACATCCGAACCCACCAACCGGCGGTAAGGCCACAAATCCATACGATCACACTGCGACATCGCGGGCATATACTCGCGAACCGCACTCTAAGATCCCCTTCATGCAGCCACTGCGCCCCGGGGATCCGACAGCACTGGGTCCCTACGTGCTTCTCGGTTTCCTCGGTGAGGGCGGCCAGGGCGCCGTCTTCGCCGGGAGGGCGCCCGACGGCACCGCCATCGCGGCCAAGGTCCTGCACGCCCGCTTCGCCGGTGACACCGCCGCCGTACGGCGCTTCCAGCGTGAGGTCGAGCTGGCCCGCCGGGTGGCCCAGTTCTGTACGGCACGTGTGCTCGACGTCGGATTCGCGGGCGCCGTACCGTACGTCGTCTCCGAACTGGTCGAGGGCGTCTCCCTCCAGCAGGCCGTACGCACACGTGGCCCCTTGACCGGCGACGATCTGGTACGGCTCGCGGTGGGGACCATGACCGCTCTGATCTCCATCCACCGGGCGGGCATCATACACCGCGATTTCAAGCCTTCCAACGTGTTACTGGCCGCTGACGGGCCCAGGGTGATCGACTTCGGCATCGCCAGGTCGCTGGACGCCTCCTCCGTCACCGCCAGCAGTGTGGTGGGCTCGCCCGGCTACATGTCGCCCGAGCAGATTCGGGCCGAGCAGATCGGGCCCGCCTCGGATCTGTTCTCGTGGGCCGGGACGATGGTCTATGCCGCCACCGGTTCGCCCGCGTTCGGCCTCGACTCCATCCCCGCGGTCATGCATAGGGTACTCAACATCGAGCCCGACCTCCGGGCCATCGGTGAGCCGCTGCATGACGTGCTGGCGGCGTGCTTTCAGAAGGATCCCGCGCTGCGCCCTGACGCCGAGACGGCCTGGAACGCGCTGATGGATGGCTCCCCAGCCGCCGCACCCGTGACGCCTCCCCGGGACAGCGTGCCCGGCAACGACTCTCACAGGGACAGCGGACCTGCTGAGGCTCGCCGGGACAGCGTGCCCAGTGAACCTCACAAGGACAGCGGTCCCGGCGAGCCTCGGGGCGAACTCGGGGTTTCTCGCCGTGGCACCGCACCGGCGGCGCCTGGACGAGACCATGCTGCCCGCCGTACCTCCAAGTGGGGACGGCCTGTGGCGGTGGCGGCGGGGGTGGCGGTGACGGTGAGTGCGGCCTACATCCTGTGGCCCGCGCTCTCAACCAGCCCGCCCGCAGTTGTGGACCCAGCGGCCACTACCACGCTCGGCCTGCCAGCCTCAGCCATGGCAGCTCCTGCCACGCCAACGCGCACCACGCCAACGCGCACCACGCCAACGCGCACCACGCCAACGCGCACCACGCCAACGCGTGCCACGCCAACCGGCACGACCCCGCCGGCCTCCGTCCGGAAGGCCACTCCGAGCACAAGCTCGACCCCTTCGTCGGCCACCACTCCAGCCCCCACTCCGACGACAACCCTCACACGACGCCCTGCAGTGTCTGGACGCTGGGATACGAAGGGTGATGTGTCAGAGTGGGACATCACCGGCCCACGCAGCGCCAAGTTGACCCGATACCCCGAAGAACCCACAGGCCCTGGCTGGGGGTTCCTGATGTGGACGAAGCGGCCGATGAGCACCGGCTTCACGCTCTCGGTCCGCGCGCGCTTGCTCGAGTACGGCCGCCGGGACAAGACCCCGAAGTACGGCTTGCTGTTCTCCAACACGGAGCCGGGCAACGACATCGGCTACTACGTCGAACCGCTCACCGAAGACGGCAAGCTCACCGTCCTGGTGATGGAGAAGGGTGTGTTCAGTTGGGAGCGCATCCCATGGCCGTTCGGCTTCGACCCCGATGACTTCCACACGCTCAAGGTGACCAGGAAGGGCTCGA is part of the Nonomuraea coxensis DSM 45129 genome and encodes:
- a CDS encoding protein kinase domain-containing protein is translated as MQPLRPGDPTALGPYVLLGFLGEGGQGAVFAGRAPDGTAIAAKVLHARFAGDTAAVRRFQREVELARRVAQFCTARVLDVGFAGAVPYVVSELVEGVSLQQAVRTRGPLTGDDLVRLAVGTMTALISIHRAGIIHRDFKPSNVLLAADGPRVIDFGIARSLDASSVTASSVVGSPGYMSPEQIRAEQIGPASDLFSWAGTMVYAATGSPAFGLDSIPAVMHRVLNIEPDLRAIGEPLHDVLAACFQKDPALRPDAETAWNALMDGSPAAAPVTPPRDSVPGNDSHRDSGPAEARRDSVPSEPHKDSGPGEPRGELGVSRRGTAPAAPGRDHAARRTSKWGRPVAVAAGVAVTVSAAYILWPALSTSPPAVVDPAATTTLGLPASAMAAPATPTRTTPTRTTPTRTTPTRTTPTRATPTGTTPPASVRKATPSTSSTPSSATTPAPTPTTTLTRRPAVSGRWDTKGDVSEWDITGPRSAKLTRYPEEPTGPGWGFLMWTKRPMSTGFTLSVRARLLEYGRRDKTPKYGLLFSNTEPGNDIGYYVEPLTEDGKLTVLVMEKGVFSWERIPWPFGFDPDDFHTLKVTRKGSTYTFYVDGRQVSQREVPRVDPKGLGRVGLAGFDVLAEFRDFRVQK